A genomic segment from Halomonas sp. GD1P12 encodes:
- a CDS encoding SDR family oxidoreductase, which translates to MTTLVVGANGQIGKQYCQQAHSNGIAVRAMVRREDQATWFTERGIDVVIGDLEGEMAHAFDGCSEVVFAAGSGPHTGPDKTLLIDLHGAMRTVDIAREKGLKRFLMVSAIRAEKPLEASEKMRPYMVAKLAADRYLENSGLSYVILKPGPLTDEAPTHRFTDSKEDSPSGSITRADVAYALVHVSQHPAFENRSVTLLNGERSIDELLG; encoded by the coding sequence ATGACGACACTCGTAGTCGGCGCGAACGGCCAGATCGGCAAGCAGTACTGCCAGCAGGCGCACAGTAACGGCATCGCCGTGAGAGCCATGGTGCGCCGCGAAGACCAGGCAACATGGTTTACCGAGCGCGGCATCGACGTGGTCATCGGCGATCTCGAAGGCGAGATGGCCCACGCCTTCGATGGCTGTAGCGAAGTGGTATTTGCCGCCGGCTCCGGGCCCCACACCGGCCCGGACAAGACGCTGTTGATCGATCTTCACGGCGCGATGCGCACCGTAGACATCGCCAGGGAGAAGGGCCTGAAGCGCTTTTTGATGGTCAGCGCCATTCGCGCCGAGAAGCCGCTGGAAGCCTCGGAAAAAATGCGCCCCTACATGGTCGCCAAGCTCGCCGCCGACCGCTACCTGGAAAATTCCGGGCTGTCCTACGTGATCCTGAAGCCCGGCCCGCTCACCGATGAGGCCCCGACCCATAGGTTTACCGACTCAAAGGAGGACTCCCCGAGCGGTTCGATCACCCGGGCGGATGTCGCCTACGCCCTCGTTCACGTTAGCCAGCACCCGGCGTTCGAGAATCGCTCGGTGACGCTCTTGAACGGTGAGCGCTCCATTGACGAGCTTCTCGGGTAG
- a CDS encoding DUF3820 family protein encodes MNPEHLEKLVTHTMPYGKYQGWLIADLPGPYLNWFAREGFPSGEIGTLLALMHEIDHNGLGELLTPLRKRPATAQRR; translated from the coding sequence GTGAACCCGGAACATCTGGAAAAACTCGTTACTCACACCATGCCCTACGGCAAATACCAGGGTTGGCTCATCGCCGACCTGCCGGGGCCTTATTTGAACTGGTTCGCGCGGGAAGGCTTTCCCAGCGGTGAGATCGGCACACTTCTGGCGCTGATGCACGAGATCGACCACAACGGCCTTGGCGAGCTTTTGACACCCCTTCGAAAGCGACCCGCCACGGCGCAGCGCCGCTAG
- a CDS encoding alcohol dehydrogenase catalytic domain-containing protein: MVNARSTVPGTMAAMLLTGHGDVEKLVYREGVTTPRPGPGQVLVQVTATAKNNTDRKAREGLYPTKGKEEVTSFAMGGTPTLTFPRIQGADVAGRVVAVGDGVSEARLGERGLLDFNLYPDARADINLAPDYYGHGADGGFAEYVAVPSDQFYHISNPALADAELAAMGMCSYQTAYHMMTAAGVRAGERVLVSGASGGVGTALIQLCRVIGAVPFAVSQPDKAQALLALGAEAVIDRSGLDAFVERVLEATGGAPIDAVMDLVGGEMTDRFIDTMIADMSTRTTYPRLSIAGASGGNVSEIMWTRIYLYQVQIFGVSHGTREEAAKLMAWIDSGALKPVLHAAFKLSKLHDAERYFVSRGSDYLGKVVIVPDAQWDAHGAAYALDREF, translated from the coding sequence ATGGTCAACGCGCGCTCAACCGTCCCCGGCACCATGGCCGCGATGCTCTTGACCGGGCACGGCGATGTCGAAAAGCTCGTGTACCGCGAGGGCGTCACGACCCCGCGCCCGGGCCCCGGCCAGGTGCTGGTGCAGGTTACCGCCACGGCCAAGAACAACACCGACCGCAAGGCGCGTGAAGGCCTCTACCCGACAAAGGGCAAGGAGGAAGTGACCTCCTTTGCCATGGGCGGGACGCCGACGCTGACCTTTCCGCGCATTCAGGGCGCGGACGTTGCCGGCCGGGTGGTGGCCGTGGGCGACGGTGTCAGCGAGGCGCGCCTTGGCGAGCGCGGGCTTTTGGATTTCAACCTCTACCCGGACGCCCGCGCCGACATCAACCTGGCGCCGGACTACTACGGCCACGGCGCCGACGGCGGCTTTGCCGAGTACGTTGCCGTCCCTTCCGATCAGTTCTATCACATTTCGAACCCGGCGCTTGCCGACGCCGAGCTCGCCGCCATGGGCATGTGCTCCTATCAGACCGCCTATCACATGATGACCGCCGCCGGCGTGCGCGCGGGTGAGCGCGTGCTGGTCAGCGGCGCCAGCGGCGGCGTGGGCACTGCGCTGATTCAGCTCTGCCGGGTCATCGGCGCAGTGCCCTTCGCCGTTAGCCAGCCGGACAAGGCGCAGGCGCTTTTGGCGCTCGGCGCCGAGGCGGTGATCGACCGAAGCGGTCTCGACGCTTTCGTCGAGCGCGTGCTCGAAGCCACCGGCGGTGCGCCGATCGATGCGGTGATGGATCTGGTCGGTGGCGAGATGACCGACCGGTTCATCGACACCATGATCGCGGACATGAGCACGCGCACCACCTACCCCAGGCTCTCGATCGCCGGCGCCAGCGGCGGTAACGTGAGCGAGATCATGTGGACGCGTATCTATCTCTATCAGGTGCAGATCTTCGGCGTCTCCCACGGCACCCGGGAGGAGGCGGCGAAGCTCATGGCCTGGATCGACAGCGGCGCGCTCAAGCCGGTGCTGCACGCCGCGTTCAAACTCTCGAAGCTTCACGACGCCGAGCGCTACTTCGTCAGCCGCGGCAGCGACTACCTCGGCAAGGTCGTGATCGTGCCCGACGCCCAGTGGGACGCCCACGGGGCGGCCTACGCGCTCGATCGAGAGTTTTGA
- a CDS encoding metallophosphoesterase family protein — protein MKLDAPVGVISDTHGLLRDEAMTLLDGCGLILHLGDVGHKPEDAMILERLEALAPVYTVRGNIDTAQWSKRLPLTENIEVNGWRLHLVHRLEDFDEATDCDAVLHGHSHKPFHAWRHGRLLFNPGAAGKRRFKLPLTLGKLWCGEHHLRHAILHLPV, from the coding sequence ATGAAACTCGACGCCCCGGTCGGGGTGATCAGCGATACCCACGGGCTCTTGCGCGATGAGGCGATGACGCTTCTCGACGGCTGTGGGCTGATCCTGCACCTGGGCGACGTGGGCCATAAACCCGAGGACGCCATGATCCTCGAACGCCTGGAAGCGCTTGCGCCGGTCTACACGGTTCGTGGCAACATCGATACCGCCCAGTGGTCCAAGCGACTGCCGCTGACGGAAAATATCGAGGTCAATGGCTGGCGCCTGCATCTGGTGCATCGGCTTGAGGATTTTGACGAGGCCACCGACTGCGATGCGGTGCTGCACGGCCATTCGCACAAGCCTTTTCACGCATGGCGCCATGGGCGTTTACTGTTCAACCCGGGCGCGGCGGGCAAGCGCCGCTTCAAGCTTCCGCTCACGCTTGGGAAGCTCTGGTGTGGTGAGCATCATTTGCGCCACGCCATTCTTCACCTGCCCGTTTAG
- a CDS encoding flavin reductase family protein produces MPHYAIDDNELSAGKIYRLLSGTVCPRPIAWVATRDAEGRANLAPFSFFNVASIDPPVLAFSPLLDGEGKAKDTVNNLDAVGECVVHVGSEDLIEALNATSATLEAGEDEFEHAGLEKADMPGLSVPRIKAAPVAFGCTLFDIVRFGDSPLAGSLVLARIESIYVDEHIWDGRHVDMEALKPTGRLAGNDYVRITDRFVIERPG; encoded by the coding sequence ATGCCACACTACGCGATCGATGACAACGAGCTGAGCGCGGGCAAGATCTACCGGCTGCTATCCGGCACCGTTTGCCCGCGGCCGATCGCCTGGGTCGCCACCCGCGACGCCGAGGGCCGGGCCAATCTTGCACCGTTTTCGTTTTTCAACGTCGCCAGCATCGACCCGCCGGTGCTGGCGTTTTCCCCGCTTCTGGACGGCGAGGGCAAGGCCAAGGACACAGTGAACAATCTCGACGCGGTGGGCGAGTGCGTGGTGCACGTCGGCAGCGAAGACCTGATCGAGGCGCTCAACGCCACCAGCGCCACCCTCGAGGCCGGTGAGGACGAGTTCGAACACGCCGGGCTCGAAAAGGCCGACATGCCGGGGCTTAGCGTGCCGCGCATCAAGGCCGCGCCCGTGGCGTTTGGCTGCACACTTTTCGATATCGTACGCTTTGGCGATAGCCCCCTGGCCGGGTCGCTGGTGCTGGCGCGCATCGAGAGTATTTACGTGGACGAGCACATTTGGGACGGCCGCCACGTCGATATGGAAGCGCTCAAGCCCACCGGGCGGCTGGCGGGCAACGACTACGTGCGTATTACCGACCGCTTCGTGATCGAGCGGCCGGGTTGA
- a CDS encoding proline racemase family protein — MNNRHTLELMDTHAGGDVSRIVTGGIDALPGDTVRAQMEYLRDDADGLRRLLLGEPYGIPEMSVDLIVPATHPEAAAGYIIMEVMGYPIYSGSNTLCTATAVLESGLVPKREGIQRFKLEAPAGLVQIEALVRDGVVEWVTCEGLPSYIDTYRETIAVPGIGEVTFSIAYSGGFYALVDAEALGFRLVRDEEAALAACAYKIVEAIKAKRGFSHYTLGDVGPLPFLHFMGPEEPVADDYVRSRSTTYVHPGVICRSTTGTGTSARLALMNYEGRLNVGDRLETVSLRETGFIGTFTGTHQEGAYQVVENTITGRSYVLAESRIVINCDDPMVACGELHHILSDRHCGQ, encoded by the coding sequence GTGAACAATCGCCACACCCTGGAGCTGATGGACACCCACGCCGGCGGCGACGTTAGCCGGATCGTTACCGGCGGCATCGATGCGCTGCCCGGCGACACCGTACGCGCGCAGATGGAGTACCTGCGCGACGACGCCGACGGACTTCGCCGGCTACTTTTGGGTGAACCCTACGGCATTCCCGAGATGTCGGTGGATCTGATCGTGCCCGCCACGCACCCGGAGGCGGCGGCGGGCTACATCATCATGGAGGTGATGGGCTACCCCATCTATTCCGGCTCGAACACGCTGTGTACTGCCACGGCGGTGCTCGAAAGCGGTTTGGTGCCCAAACGCGAAGGCATCCAGCGCTTCAAGCTCGAGGCCCCGGCGGGGCTCGTTCAGATCGAGGCGCTGGTTCGGGACGGTGTGGTGGAGTGGGTCACCTGTGAGGGGCTGCCAAGCTATATCGATACCTACCGCGAGACCATTGCCGTGCCGGGCATCGGCGAGGTGACGTTTTCGATCGCTTACAGCGGCGGCTTCTACGCGCTGGTCGACGCCGAGGCGCTCGGCTTTCGACTGGTGCGCGACGAGGAGGCCGCACTGGCTGCCTGCGCCTACAAGATCGTCGAGGCGATCAAGGCCAAGCGCGGCTTCTCCCACTACACATTGGGCGACGTGGGGCCGCTACCCTTTCTTCACTTCATGGGGCCCGAAGAGCCGGTCGCCGACGACTACGTCCGCTCGCGCTCGACGACCTACGTGCACCCCGGCGTGATTTGCCGAAGCACCACCGGCACCGGCACGTCGGCCAGGCTTGCGCTGATGAACTACGAGGGGCGGCTCAACGTGGGCGACAGGCTCGAGACGGTGTCGCTGCGCGAAACCGGCTTCATCGGCACCTTTACCGGCACGCATCAGGAGGGGGCGTATCAGGTGGTCGAGAACACCATCACCGGGCGCAGCTACGTGCTGGCCGAGTCGCGCATCGTGATCAACTGCGACGACCCCATGGTGGCCTGTGGCGAGCTGCATCACATCCTGAGCGACCGGCATTGCGGCCAGTGA
- the arfB gene encoding alternative ribosome rescue aminoacyl-tRNA hydrolase ArfB → MLTLSNNVTLADWEITLTQIRAQGAGGQNVNKVASAVHLRFDIQSSTLPAIYKERLMAYSDQRISKEGVIIIKAQSHRTLELNKEDALHRLKALILEAVTPRKARRPTKPSKGAKRRRVDNKTRKGAIKSLRGKVSH, encoded by the coding sequence ATGCTGACGCTTTCCAACAACGTGACGCTTGCGGACTGGGAGATCACCCTTACCCAGATTCGCGCTCAGGGCGCCGGCGGGCAGAATGTCAACAAGGTCGCCTCTGCGGTGCATCTACGCTTCGATATCCAAAGCTCGACCTTGCCGGCGATCTACAAAGAGCGGCTGATGGCGTACTCGGATCAGCGCATCAGCAAGGAGGGCGTGATCATCATCAAGGCCCAAAGCCACCGCACGCTGGAGCTCAACAAGGAAGATGCGCTACACCGGCTCAAGGCATTGATTCTCGAGGCGGTCACGCCGCGCAAGGCGCGCCGCCCCACCAAACCGAGTAAGGGCGCCAAACGCCGCCGGGTGGACAACAAGACGCGCAAGGGCGCGATCAAATCGCTGCGGGGAAAGGTGTCGCACTAA